The DNA segment CATTAGCAATTCCATGGGGGAACTATAAAGCCATATATGGACCTCAACATTGTGGgatagaagagaaaagaagaaagtATTCACAATGGAACACAGGAAATCAAGAAAGAGTTTGATTATTATtgaagtatatatatatgtatatacataaaTAATTAGGCATGATAGAATTAATTTCAATTCACACATGGTTCAGTGGAGGTCCCTTTCGCTCTTCTACCTACTAATAATGGCGTGATAGAAAGGGACTTGAAATGGTCCTTATCTGCAATTGCCTTTAGTTTGATCACAATTTAGTCCAACCAACACATCACACATGCTTAATCTTTACCAAAACTAGTGTCTCTACCTCTATTTCTAGCCACCGACACCAAATTCCATCTAAATATATTGATAAGATATTGCagttgagaaaaaaaattttttttccttatgGTTTGATTAATCTATTATTGATCATGTTATTAATTTGTTTGTGCATGCAAAATTATATAAGCAATTGCCCCAATAGTGGTAGAGGCGTGGATAGGCAAATGACAACCCTGCAAACAAGTCTAGCATCAAAGGGATTTTGGTCGGTTAAGGCAAAGAAAAATCTTTCCATACTTTGTTTTTGGACTTCAAAGTCTAATTATTTAATGTTTTCTTTCTAGTTGTTCTGGCTTGATTGACCAACTTAGTTTTTTGGATTAAATATAGATTTGGGCTGGACTATTTTGCAATAAATTGATGATACTCTTCTTGTCTTGGCCTTGTGATTGCCTAGTTGTTGGGTAGAAACCCCGCAAAAGCACAAATTGAGCCACAGAAAGTGAGCCCAAATTATGAACACCAACATCATTGAGGCATTTAGGTAACTTTGCTGATTGTAATTCCTTCATTATTCAGTAGGAAACATTCAGATTAGTGGCTTAATTTAtatactaattaataaatttatattttgatttttttctgTTATATTTCATCTTATTATACTTGCACATTTTTtagaaatgattaaaaaaaaacccttcaactattaaaaaatttgcaatttcaccgtaattaaaaaaaattgtcaaTTAAACTCTAGGCTATTGAGGATTATGCAATTACACTCTATCATCaagttgtctttttttttttttaacagaaaATATGAGGAGATTGCATTGATGATTAAACAGTTACAAGGCCACAAGCCCACGATATATGGTTTGCAACTGAAATTCCCTTCCAAGCACCACAAACAAAGGGCTCAAAGCCCAATATAACATGGAGCCCTAGGAATACACAGGTCAACCCACAATTTTCTCCATTGGCAGCCAACCAAACATGATGACGCCTTCTACCATCAGCACCAGCCAAAGAGAAACCGAGGACGACCGAAGGGGAGCTGCAAAAGCTGGACAAGAAACACCACGGAGAACACCAAACTGGATCAAAACTCGCCATCTAGTAATATCAAATTTCCCCAACCAATTGAATCAATTCCAGTAGACATATGGCCTGTTTAATATTATTgttaaaattgttattaataaaattatttttttaaatatattacttaaagagtattaaaaaaataatttaaaattaagtttgataaattttaattataaaaatattaaaataataaaatattttttttaaactatttttCTTAATAATATCTAAATTAATACTTTTATTCAAAAAAACAATTTGAACTCTTCAAATTCAATGTCAAAAGGCATATAAGGAATCAAGTAGCAACACATTAGATAAGTCAAATAGACTGTGACCAATACCGAATGAACCGAAAAATGGCATGGCGAAAACACAGGCATCTCAATCTCCTTTAGCCACAACAAACGATACCTATATACACCCATTAGTACCATAAAAAACAATAGCAAACAGGGATAACTCCTTTCCATTAGAAACAGGATGATGCAAACCAATCTGTATTAGAGCCCCTCACTATGAAGCATAACCACCTTAGATCATCTGAGGAACAAACCCATCAAAAGGCTACACAACCCAACTAAAGGGGAAGAGGGCAGGCCACCAATTAGCTGGTGAAAAGGGAGGAGGGAGCCGTCCCCCACTCAATACTCAAAAACTGCTTACCGACACTCaataagaaaggaaagaaaactctCATTGACAGAGAGACAAGGCTCTCACTAATGACAAGATCAACTACTAGTGTACTTGCATTATCAAGTTGTCAATTAACAATTTTTTAACCCCTCAATTACGCCAATCAATTCCTAATTAACATTAATCATGTGaaattagaataaaataaaataaaaatagatgATTTTTATTTAACCTACTGACACTAAATAAATAAGCTAATCCTAGTCAACATTGACACTAAGCAAATGCCATTGAAATTGAATGTGTTCCATTACATGCATTTTGAGGACAATGAGTTAAAATTcatcatttattattattatattttaatcttaCATAATTAGCATCGCAATTACATTATCTCAATAACGGATTAATTAACAATTTTTTTAGTTCAAACTGATATtgcaaatttttttaattttttttttaattatctttaatGTAAAATCAATGACAACAATTTCCATGATTAGAAGATATTTTTCGATATACAAATTGCAAGTATTATATCAAGTGGTTCTTGATCATGTCATTCCAGATCCCATTGTACTATCTCGTCGTATTAGCTTCACCTATTAGGAACTCCATCAAATTCTGCGAAGTGCACTGCATTAAAAAGCCCAATGAGCATCAGAGTGCAGAATGATCCACACTTGTAGTGGGATGAAGGGTGTTTTATATTTAGGCTTCATATGGGCCCAACAATGGCCACATTTATTTGGGCCTCACCCaagtcacagtttcaaatcaGATCAACTTTAAAGGTCTTGATTGAGTGGTGGATTAAATTGGGCTCAAAATTAAGATTTTGTTTCAGGAAGCAGCATCCATGGCAACAATTGCCGCGTCCCCATGGCCAAGGAAATTTCAAGCTTCATCTCCATAAATTAAACAGAAGACCAACGACCCAATCCCCTAAAGGTTAAAGCAACCGCGTCATTTGACGACGTCTGAATCTTCCAATTTCACACCTAATccccttcttccttcttctttcttTGCCCCCTGGCTATAAAAAACCCTCACAGTATCCCTCTTCTTCCATATTTTATCACCTTTTCTTTGATTCTtcccccccccctctctctctctctctctctctctctctctatatctcCCATGGCAGAAAAACAACCCCAATTGAACGGAGCATATTATGGCCCAGCAATCCCACCCTCAAACACCTACCACCGCCCTGGCCGTAGCTCTGGCTGCGGATGTGGCTGCTGCCTCTTGAGCTGCCTTCTCAAGATCATCATCACCATCGTGGTGGTCGTCGGCCTCGCTGTTTTAATTTTCTGGCTCATAGTTCGCCCTAACAAGGTCAAGTTTCACGTCACAGACGCTACTCTCTCTGAGTTCAACTTCGCCACCAATAACACTCTCTATTATAACCTATCCCTGAACATCTCAGTCCGCAACCCTAACAAGAAGATTGGAATCTATTATGATAGTATAGACGCCAGAGCCTTTTACGGGGACCAGAGATTCGGTAACGATAGCTTGACTCCATTTTACCAGGGACACAAGAACACAAGCATTCTCACCCCCGCATTCCAAGGCCAAGAAGTGATGCCTCTTGGTGAAGGGCTTACACAGTTTAAACAAGAAACGACTACTGGGGTTTATAGCATCGACGTGAAGCTTTACTTGAGGATTAGATTCAAGGTGGGTAAGATCAAGACTGGCAAATTCAAGCCCAAGATTGAGTGCGACTTGAAGGTTCCTTTAAGCGCAAATGGTACAGTGACTACTCCTATCGAGACTACCAAATGCGACTTGGATTACTGATCATGTTCATCATCGATTTCTTGTTCTTGTTTGATTGAGTCTTTGATCAGTTTCTTGTATCGTTATTctttagtgtttttttttttttttttttgccctttCTTGTTTATTCTTCCACGGATATACATGGAGATTActgtataattatttaatttcatagtTGAGGtatataaacaaataaataatatgTTATTCTTGTTTTGTTATATTGACTATTATTATTTGCCCATCATAGAAGGGAACTGCGAAAATAATTGTGATTATTTAGGGCTTTTAAATTTCTACTCTAGTTTGATGACGTTGTATAATATTGAAATTGTCACAGTTGAATATAAAAAAATTGGTTAAGGCTGGAGAAAACATattgaaaaataatatcaaaaccaTGAAAAGGTAAGCATTTTACTACGCGTTAAAACGACATATGTGGCTTGCTGGAAACTTCCTTTGCCATTGACCTTGCTTGATTGGGTTAAAAGCTtccttatctctctctctctctctttttaatttctttaaataattaaattatcaagAAACAATTATTTGAGAAATGAACTTTAAATCCTTTCCATTAGAATTGAGACATGCTATTGCCACAAAAATATGTGAACATAATACGTCTTTAATTGGGTATATTTGGATTAGTCTATTGATTTAAGTTACAATTAAATTGGGTGTATTTTAATTGATCTGTTGAATTCAGTTAGCTGGATGTTTTCATGTTAAATTATCACAAATTCTTGTAAATTTATACACAATTtagttaaattataaattttttaatactgATTATCATAAATCCTACAATAGTCAGCAGAGAAATTTTTGGTAAGGTATATAGATGCAAGATATTCTCAAACTTATAGCAAAACGTATATAAAAAGGGGAAACTCTAGTGAGCAGAAGTTTCCGATGATTTGAGAACGCATAGATTTCTTGCTCATGGGCCCAGCTTCAGATAGAGACATACACATTCGTCCTGGAAACCAAACATTCGTCCTGGAAACCAAACAGCACTCAAAGACTTCTACTTTGCAGTTCGCGTTCAGAAAATTTTTGTCTATATAAGGCTGATTGATTGTcacttataaataaaatttatatatttatatatttatattttaaatttataattaataaaatttaaattaattttttttaaatttaatatgactTAATCTAATAATTAAAGATAAATCATACACTTAAtagatatttaattttaaatttctacccctcaattttgttaataaaaaagttttttttttttaattttttttatgctgTAGTACAAAGTGGTTGGGTAGTATTTGGAAGGAATTGTTTGCTGACTGGTTCAAATTTAGAAAAATAGGGATATGCGTATACTCTATATTATAAGTCAATTAGAAAACCTAAATTAGTTTTGTTTTATTCGTAGGGTATCAATTTTGTTAAGGGTTAGAGTGAGCAATGTGACAAAGGCTTTATGACAAAGACTTTATCTTATATTTCTCTTGGATTTTTTTTTCCTGgtctattataaatttaagatataaaatatacactaaaattcaCTTATTAAATACATATTACTTAGTTTAAGTTATAAAATTTAGCTTATAAGCATATATTGCTTATAAACTAATttgaatttataaatattaaaattttaagtaattatgTATTTGGTTATAATTGACTAAAAaagttaatatatttaataaaaaaataatagataagtatatttattattaaaataattaaaaaggatATTAAATAAGATTTATGATGAGATTTTATAATGtagtaaaatattttatcaaattagcttataaatattaaaatgaaaaattaggtttctataattttttattttaagtctaaaaattattataaataaacaaATCAATCGATATTTAGAGCTTATAAGTTAAGACAAACATCTTCTAAATATAGCTAAACaattaaattccaacaattttcTTTGTGCGTTAAGAAGGATTATTATGCTATTAATCAAATCTCTAAATGGTTGATAAGAtgaaaaaaattctaattttattctattatgggtttaaaggacAATACCGTGTGAGTCTTAGGACTGACCATTAAACGTTCATTAGCTATTTTCTTCAAATCAAAATCCTGAATctgttaatataattttttttaattaagtttaatgaTTAACCGGTtttcaaattaataaatttaatttaatttatttgaattaatttaaacttacttttaacaaaaaaaaatcttCAATAATGATTATTagcttataaaaataatttatgctCATTACTATTATTAtaagtaaataaaaatatatgttGTATTTTAAATATGTAGGCCCTGAAAGCTATAATgagcttgattttgatgataacaaaacttaatgaaatatacattAACCCTTTGTGCATAAGTGTGTAAAGTAATCTTATAAGTCATGATATGCAAAGACATTGATGGAAGGACTATTCTATTGACATGACTGATATAAAAGGAGTTTATCATCTTGTATAACACAAAACGAATCAAAGTCCATAAAAAAATAGGATAGAAATTAAGTTCTTAGGTCCATTGtacaagattgaagaatttatgccatttaagacctaaaattaattttgtttttagattcaagagtttagaaagtgtttttatatcatttctaaggtttttgaatggtcaaaataatttttacaactgtcacgacccaacccatgggccggaccggcactaggacctgggccagcctaaagcccccgaggccgtagtaagcctaactattcacttaacccaattctaaggcccatttgggcccaatatcaagaaatcaaccggacagagtccggccataaaatggacctaccaacggggagttttgactcacccgacctgtaaacacaataaatactcaattggggagctcagctcaccctccatatactcatcagcataaaaataaatgggagctcagctccctcatccaatccatcaaacaggcatatcattatatgtttacaggtccaacatgataataatattacaaaccaaaatcaaataaatacttctaacacatgcggaaattataggagttaataaaattacacaaacattgataaacaacctgcgaggaaaggaagcaggttaacctcaaaaatatcctcctgtggcctggaaaaatattgaacaggagtgagcgttcgactcagagagtaaaatatcaattttaaccataatctctataactatctaaaactaatacaccctgtagagtgaaatgcaacatcaacaacattttcacatcataacatcaaaaaggtaatttggagcactcacacaccctgtagtatcaatcataatatatgggagctgatcccctatacagctctcttaaatccaacttggtgccagcgaagaactcaagccggactttcacttaataaaccaaatcgaggatcccagcgaagaactcaagccgtgactacccctcgaaggatcgggtcccagcgaagaactcaagccgtgactacccgtcctatctatagtccacaccacatcacacgcatgccaacgcacgcacactgctccaaattaccacaacaacatccatggcactttaacagttatcaatgcaacataaatcgtgcctagagtttaactacataaatatatgcatataagtgattcatgggcatgcttgaacatataataatattgaaattacagttaaaattaatattttactcacagacttgacaacggtcactgtggcggttgGGCGGAAGAAGAAGGctttcccggctcacctgacaattacattacaatttttaatataaatgactcgatacaatcaagaaaagaccaaatacgtcctaagtcatgctgaaaatccggcagagtctcccctatacctagaacctacccaacctgcaaaagggctcaaaacacacttctatattcacaatccatatatccacaacccaatcacatcacacagcccctcctgggcccatcaaatcagtcatccatcacaatatgtaaaatttcaatttagtccttataattgatcatttttgcaaaaactacccaaacaagctctaaaaattctaaaactttgccccgcggtccttagcaatattactaggctattgcaaaaagaatcatactttttctgagctaccacgaatattttatgaatttttttaatcctatttaagcactagaaaattacgaaaaaaaaacaaggttcgggtttacctttgccgattctgacttcggggacgcgctcaggatgtctgacaatggggggggggggtagccaaaaccttggtctaattcggagacttttccggtaacgggccTGTTTGGCctgaaatttgcagacccggtcaactgttgaatttccgcgaattgaggatacctacacgaagcccacaacacgggggttagtacaaaattttttagaattttctaagctcatttaatgctcgaaaagacactgcgaagttccgtgggacccaccgaaaaatggtgtcggaaaaatttgaaatttatgtcgccgcgaagctctcgacgagtggagcgctctggtactctcggttttctcatgggattcacggtttgtgagaaatctagcccgaaagttaaaatgggctaaaacttcccgggtaaaaattagacaaaccgttggatggatttcggtgttcttggtgtctatggaaagctctcgtcaagtagatgattttagacacaagacccggtccaattggtggccggatcggtcggATTTGAGCCGGGAAGTTGAAACGTCGCGCGCGCGCTGCGCGCCTCTTCAGAGGCCATTTTCCGGCGTTCTAGGctgcggccggccgtgggggaggaccgaggtgaggcgccggcgaggtgggaaggCAAGGGAGGCGGCggtgcggcaaggggaggagggaggagagagaaaagagagagagaagggagagaggtcgacgcgcgcgggagggagaaggaagaaaaagaaaaggccggtccgattcgaccggtccgatccggtccggttcgattcggccggttcgattcaggatacaaaattttgaatttttactctgccttgggaccgaaaacgaggtccaaaaattccgaaaaaatttcagaaaactcagaaaaatacgtagattccaaatatatttttagttttgccacgtggtctttaaattaatttttaaaaatcatcaaagtttatattttcggaaaatcgaacccgatttttaaaatccgaaaaatctcaaaaaaaattcctaaaatttaaataaaattaaaataccaaaaatgctcataaaataataaaatttaaaattttggggtgttacaacaacatttctttaaaaacttaaaatttcaaaatttaagtcagacagtagcaaaattagttaactcgttgcgaaaattagttaactagttttgatgtctaaaattctttgtcttacaaaactagttaaccggcgaaaattttagttaactatttttatGATCTGACATGATTCAACTCTGCTGCACTACTTTCTAAGTAATAACGGctag comes from the Hevea brasiliensis isolate MT/VB/25A 57/8 chromosome 5, ASM3005281v1, whole genome shotgun sequence genome and includes:
- the LOC110659070 gene encoding NDR1/HIN1-like protein 10; amino-acid sequence: MAEKQPQLNGAYYGPAIPPSNTYHRPGRSSGCGCGCCLLSCLLKIIITIVVVVGLAVLIFWLIVRPNKVKFHVTDATLSEFNFATNNTLYYNLSLNISVRNPNKKIGIYYDSIDARAFYGDQRFGNDSLTPFYQGHKNTSILTPAFQGQEVMPLGEGLTQFKQETTTGVYSIDVKLYLRIRFKVGKIKTGKFKPKIECDLKVPLSANGTVTTPIETTKCDLDY